The following are encoded together in the Scytonema millei VB511283 genome:
- a CDS encoding GntR family transcriptional regulator, whose product MVQFHIQPDSDIPASTQLYNQILYAIASRQFPPGQRLPSTRALAIQTGLHRNTISKVYRQLEEDGLVESLAGSGIYVRAQAHDSSPRSSSPVIEKYPAAEKIVRRSLEELLKLGCSLNEAREVFIAEIDWRLRSSAQVLVTVPSDDIGAGKLMMDELQRALGVTVQLVPIEELAAILEQTPSGTVVTSRYFIGVAEAIASPKGVRVIPIDVYDYSQEIQTLKKLPKGNCVGIVSLSSGLLRGAEVIIYSLRGSELLVRTAQTGDSYKLNGIVKSAHLIISDRASYAAVRAAVQAARENIIRPPQLVCCENYIATDSIDSLKRELGID is encoded by the coding sequence ATGGTTCAATTTCACATCCAGCCCGATAGCGATATTCCTGCTTCAACTCAACTTTACAATCAAATTCTTTACGCGATCGCCTCTAGACAGTTTCCACCTGGACAGCGTTTACCCAGTACGAGAGCTTTAGCAATCCAGACTGGTTTGCATCGCAACACTATTAGTAAAGTTTATCGTCAGCTGGAGGAAGATGGTTTAGTCGAAAGTTTGGCAGGTTCGGGTATCTACGTCCGCGCTCAAGCTCATGATAGCAGCCCCCGCTCGTCTTCCCCCGTGATAGAAAAATATCCCGCAGCAGAAAAGATTGTCCGACGCAGTTTAGAGGAATTACTCAAGTTAGGCTGTTCGCTCAACGAAGCACGGGAAGTATTTATCGCTGAAATTGATTGGCGATTGCGTAGTAGCGCTCAAGTCTTGGTGACGGTTCCATCTGACGACATCGGTGCGGGTAAGCTGATGATGGATGAATTGCAAAGAGCATTGGGTGTAACCGTTCAGTTGGTTCCGATTGAGGAATTAGCAGCAATTCTAGAACAAACACCTTCCGGTACGGTAGTGACGAGTCGCTATTTTATTGGTGTTGCAGAAGCGATCGCCTCACCGAAAGGAGTGCGCGTCATTCCTATAGATGTCTACGATTACAGTCAAGAAATTCAAACTTTGAAAAAATTACCAAAGGGTAACTGTGTAGGAATCGTCAGCCTCAGCTCTGGTTTGTTAAGAGGTGCGGAAGTGATTATTTACAGCCTGCGGGGAAGCGAATTACTAGTACGAACAGCCCAAACAGGAGACAGTTATAAGCTTAATGGCATTGTCAAAAGCGCCCACTTAATTATTAGCGATCGCGCCAGTTATGCTGCTGTTAGAGCCGCCGTTCAAGCTGCGAGAGAAAATATTATTCGTCCGCCCCAACTCGTTTGTTGCGAAAATTATATTGCCACTGACTCAATTGATTCTCTCAAGCGAGAACTGGGAATTGATTAG
- a CDS encoding nitroreductase family protein, giving the protein MTVDIHPSTGLKEAIEQRRAARAFRSNPIPEAILEAIFQIGLRAPSGFNLQPWRFIIVREQHNRDKLKACASNQRQVGEAPVVLICCGDRTSAEMENIEAVIALGAEVGAMNDDFANYMRSQIPSFFENRPSFESMEAWTNRHTMLAVAHLMLVAKSFGVDSCPMEGFSTARVKEAFNIPPHVDVCCLVALGYAAEPFKQYGGRFKTDRVCFSETYGDPFLG; this is encoded by the coding sequence ATGACTGTAGACATTCATCCTTCTACTGGTTTGAAAGAAGCGATCGAGCAGCGCCGTGCGGCTAGAGCGTTTCGTTCCAATCCAATTCCCGAAGCAATATTAGAAGCAATTTTTCAGATAGGATTACGCGCTCCTTCCGGCTTTAATCTCCAGCCTTGGCGGTTCATTATCGTGCGAGAACAACACAATCGCGACAAACTCAAAGCCTGTGCCTCTAACCAGCGCCAAGTAGGAGAAGCCCCAGTTGTATTAATTTGCTGTGGCGATCGCACCAGTGCTGAAATGGAAAATATTGAAGCTGTCATCGCATTGGGTGCTGAAGTGGGGGCGATGAACGATGACTTTGCTAACTATATGCGATCGCAAATTCCGTCTTTCTTTGAAAATCGCCCCAGTTTCGAGTCGATGGAAGCTTGGACAAACCGCCACACCATGCTAGCTGTCGCCCATCTGATGTTAGTTGCTAAAAGCTTTGGTGTTGATAGTTGCCCGATGGAAGGTTTTTCTACAGCACGAGTCAAGGAAGCCTTCAATATTCCACCCCATGTCGATGTTTGCTGTTTAGTCGCCCTCGGCTACGCTGCCGAACCTTTCAAACAATACGGCGGACGCTTCAAAACCGATCGCGTTTGCTTCAGCGAAACCTACGGGGATCCTTTTTTAGGATAG